One genomic region from Pseudoduganella lutea encodes:
- a CDS encoding mandelate racemase/muconate lactonizing enzyme family protein, whose product MRIVEIREQTLPISSPIRNAYIDFSKMTLSLVAVITDVIRDGKPVIGYGFNSNGRYGQGKLMRERFIPRIMEADPASLVDDAGTNLDPHKIWNCMFTNEKPGGHGERSVAIGTIDMAVWDAVAKIEGKPLFQLLADRYGNGKPDRKIFVYAAGGYYYPGQDHQKLKDEMRSYIDRGYTVVKKKIGGASLDEDLRRIDSILSVLGDGQKLAVDANGRFDLDTAITYAKALSQYDLFWYEEPGDPLDFELQATLRNYYKNPMATGEDLFSMQDARNLIRYGGMRADRDWLQFDCALSYGLVEYLRTLDMLREHGWSPSRCIPHGGHQMSLNIAAGLGLGGNESYPDLFQPFGGFPDGVAVDNGYITMPDLPGIGFEGKADLYAEMQKLSA is encoded by the coding sequence ATGAGAATCGTAGAAATCCGTGAACAAACCCTGCCGATCAGCTCGCCGATCCGCAATGCCTACATCGACTTCAGCAAGATGACGCTGAGCCTCGTCGCCGTGATCACCGACGTGATCCGCGACGGCAAGCCGGTCATCGGCTACGGCTTCAATTCGAATGGCCGCTATGGCCAGGGCAAGCTGATGCGCGAGCGCTTCATCCCGCGCATCATGGAAGCCGATCCCGCCTCGCTGGTCGACGATGCCGGCACCAACCTCGATCCGCACAAGATCTGGAACTGCATGTTCACCAACGAGAAGCCGGGTGGCCACGGCGAGCGCTCCGTGGCGATCGGCACGATCGACATGGCGGTGTGGGATGCGGTGGCCAAGATCGAAGGCAAGCCGCTGTTCCAGCTGCTGGCGGACCGCTACGGCAACGGCAAGCCGGATCGCAAGATCTTCGTGTACGCCGCCGGCGGCTACTACTATCCGGGCCAGGATCACCAGAAGCTGAAGGACGAGATGCGCAGCTACATCGACCGCGGCTACACGGTGGTCAAGAAAAAGATCGGCGGCGCCTCGCTGGACGAAGACCTGCGCCGCATCGATTCGATCCTTTCCGTGCTGGGCGATGGCCAAAAGCTGGCGGTCGATGCCAACGGCCGCTTCGACCTCGATACCGCCATCACCTATGCGAAGGCGCTGTCGCAGTACGACCTGTTCTGGTACGAAGAGCCGGGCGACCCGCTGGACTTCGAGCTGCAGGCCACGCTGCGCAATTACTACAAGAACCCGATGGCCACCGGCGAAGACCTGTTCTCCATGCAGGATGCGCGCAACCTGATCCGCTATGGCGGCATGCGCGCCGACCGCGACTGGCTGCAGTTCGACTGCGCCCTGTCTTACGGCCTGGTCGAATACCTGCGCACGCTGGACATGCTGCGCGAGCACGGCTGGTCGCCGAGCCGCTGCATCCCGCATGGCGGCCACCAGATGTCGCTCAATATCGCGGCGGGCCTGGGCCTGGGCGGTAACGAATCCTACCCCGACCTGTTCCAGCCGTTCGGCGGCTTCCCCGACGGCGTGGCCGTCGACAATGGCTACATCACGATGCCCGACCTGCCGGGCATCGGCTTCGAAGGCAAGGCGGACCTCTACGCCGAAATGCAGAAGCTGTCGGCCTAG
- a CDS encoding LysR family transcriptional regulator translates to MQLFVLIARLGSLAAAARAVDLTPPAATKRLATLESRLGVRLLNRTTRSLSLTSEGETYLQHATRILADVREMEDAVSQGRAVPRGLLRVNATLNFGRTSIAPLVSAFAKRYPEVEVLVEVTDRPVDLVDTGFDLAVRFGELPDKRLNARRIMSNRRFLCASPAYLESHGTPRTLADLAGHRCIIHRQNDDAYGIWRFLHHEHSEVVKVHGMLSSNDGDIVLGWALDGHGILIRSEWDLAKYLDSGRLRIVLPDFELPSADLYVYYPERRNLPVRARAFIDFLADHFKAAVDGRGSVREHIPSKVRSRKARP, encoded by the coding sequence ATGCAGCTGTTCGTGCTGATCGCCCGGCTGGGCAGCCTTGCGGCGGCGGCCCGGGCCGTGGACCTGACGCCGCCGGCCGCGACCAAGCGGCTGGCGACCCTGGAATCGCGCCTCGGCGTGCGTCTGCTGAACCGCACGACCCGGAGCCTCAGCCTGACGAGCGAGGGCGAGACTTACCTTCAACACGCCACGCGGATCCTGGCCGACGTGCGGGAGATGGAAGATGCCGTCTCGCAGGGGCGCGCGGTGCCGCGCGGCCTGCTGCGCGTGAATGCCACGCTGAACTTCGGCCGCACGTCGATCGCACCGCTGGTGTCCGCGTTCGCGAAACGCTATCCGGAAGTCGAGGTGCTCGTCGAGGTGACCGACCGGCCCGTCGACCTGGTGGACACCGGGTTCGATCTCGCCGTGCGCTTCGGCGAATTGCCCGACAAGCGCCTCAACGCCCGCCGCATCATGTCGAACCGGCGCTTCCTGTGCGCATCGCCGGCCTACCTGGAAAGCCACGGCACGCCGCGCACGCTGGCGGACCTGGCGGGCCACCGCTGCATCATTCACCGCCAGAACGACGACGCCTACGGAATCTGGCGCTTCCTGCACCATGAACACAGCGAAGTGGTGAAGGTACACGGCATGTTGTCGAGCAATGACGGCGACATCGTGCTGGGCTGGGCGCTGGACGGGCACGGCATCCTGATCCGCTCGGAATGGGACCTGGCGAAGTATCTCGACAGCGGCCGGCTGCGCATCGTGCTGCCGGACTTCGAGCTGCCGTCGGCGGACCTGTATGTGTACTATCCCGAACGCCGCAACCTGCCGGTGCGCGCGCGGGCGTTCATCGACTTCCTCGCGGACCATTTCAAGGCGGCGGTCGACGGTCGGGGCAGCGTGCGGGAGCACATCCCGTCGAAAGTCCGTTCCCGCAAGGCACGACCGTGA
- a CDS encoding hybrid sensor histidine kinase/response regulator — protein sequence MQAPQTLLAGDGTVRALLRDRDWSAFPFGPPDRWPPAIRAVIDMVLGSSAPMSFFWGPDYLYFYNDTYARILGDHHPAALARPFWESWEHLREGFTPILAEAQAGRACTLTDLRFTVVRNGVPETTYFSYALYPVFGADGEVVGILNPATDSTAAVVSNRRREFQLRLGDLIRSLTDPGDVIAGASALLGEFLDVDRVVYLTVDDEGRAGSIERDWTSGRLPSMAGAAVDLDDFGAFAVEGAHAGRPLVVSDVAADPRCAPHAGAYEAIGVRAVLAVPLMKNGRLHVLLNAHDSRVHRWTNAQLGMVEDMLERTWAAVESVRAQAELRRERDQSEYLFDNMAEGFALLDSEWRILRMNAEGLRLTHQTLAGVIGRSHWDLWPDLVGTPVEKLYRQVRDERQSGMIDIPYTLPCGDIWMEVRAYPALESGLALFFRDVTARKVADEKLREADRRKDEFLAMLAHELRNPLAPISAAAELLQLGKVDEARVRQTSQIIGRQVRHMTSLVDDLLDVSRVTRGLAELDMQPLDMHRIVTDAVEQVTPLIRNRRHHLALELPPDAPLVMGDRNRLVQVFANLLNNAAKYTPEGGHIGLRTEVRPGGVVFHVTDTGIGMAPELAARAFDLFTQAERSSDRSLGGLGLGLALVKSLVHLHGGTVTCASPGLGQGSTFTVSLPRLAAEEGGGAKAPVEEPAPPSGGGALRMMVVDDNVDAASILAMLLETAGHDVIVEYDAREALALSGIGHWDVFVLDIGLPGMDGNELAQRLRAQPATAGATLIAVTGYGQESDRAQTKAAGFDHHLVKPVDIDDLFAILARIGERG from the coding sequence TTGCAGGCCCCGCAGACCCTGCTCGCCGGCGACGGCACGGTGCGCGCCCTGTTGCGCGACCGCGACTGGTCCGCATTCCCGTTCGGCCCGCCGGATCGCTGGCCGCCGGCGATCCGCGCCGTGATCGACATGGTGCTCGGCTCGTCCGCCCCGATGAGCTTTTTCTGGGGCCCGGACTACCTTTACTTCTACAACGACACCTACGCCCGCATCCTCGGCGACCACCACCCGGCGGCCCTGGCGCGGCCGTTCTGGGAAAGCTGGGAGCACCTGCGCGAAGGGTTCACGCCGATCCTGGCCGAGGCGCAGGCCGGCCGGGCATGCACGCTGACCGACCTGCGTTTCACGGTCGTGCGCAACGGCGTGCCGGAAACAACCTACTTCAGCTATGCGCTGTACCCGGTTTTCGGCGCGGACGGCGAAGTGGTGGGCATCCTCAATCCCGCCACCGACAGCACGGCGGCCGTGGTGTCGAACCGCCGCCGCGAGTTCCAGCTGCGCCTGGGTGACCTCATCCGTTCGCTGACCGACCCTGGCGACGTCATTGCCGGCGCCAGCGCGCTGCTCGGCGAATTCCTCGACGTGGACCGGGTCGTGTACCTCACGGTCGATGACGAGGGCAGGGCCGGCAGCATCGAGCGGGACTGGACCAGCGGCCGGCTGCCGTCGATGGCCGGGGCTGCGGTGGACCTGGACGATTTCGGCGCCTTCGCCGTCGAAGGCGCGCATGCCGGCAGGCCCCTGGTCGTCAGCGATGTCGCCGCCGACCCGCGCTGCGCGCCGCATGCCGGCGCCTATGAAGCCATCGGCGTGCGCGCCGTGCTGGCCGTGCCGCTGATGAAGAACGGGCGCCTGCATGTGCTGCTCAACGCCCACGATTCGCGCGTCCATCGGTGGACGAATGCCCAGTTGGGCATGGTCGAGGACATGCTGGAACGCACGTGGGCGGCGGTGGAGAGTGTGCGGGCCCAGGCGGAATTGCGCCGCGAACGCGACCAGAGCGAATACCTCTTCGACAACATGGCCGAAGGCTTCGCCCTGCTCGACAGCGAGTGGCGCATCCTGCGCATGAATGCCGAAGGCCTGCGCCTCACGCACCAGACGCTGGCCGGCGTGATCGGCCGCAGCCATTGGGACCTGTGGCCCGACCTTGTCGGCACGCCGGTCGAGAAGCTGTACCGGCAGGTGCGGGACGAGCGGCAGTCCGGCATGATCGACATTCCCTACACGCTGCCGTGCGGCGACATCTGGATGGAGGTACGCGCCTATCCGGCCCTGGAAAGCGGCCTCGCGCTGTTCTTCCGCGACGTTACCGCGCGCAAGGTGGCCGACGAAAAACTCCGGGAAGCGGACCGCCGCAAGGACGAGTTCCTCGCCATGCTCGCGCACGAACTGCGCAATCCCCTGGCGCCCATCAGCGCGGCGGCGGAGCTGCTGCAGCTGGGCAAGGTCGACGAGGCGCGCGTGCGGCAGACCAGCCAGATCATCGGCCGCCAGGTGCGCCACATGACGAGCCTGGTCGACGACCTGCTCGACGTGTCGCGGGTCACGCGCGGCCTGGCCGAGCTGGACATGCAGCCGCTGGACATGCACCGCATCGTGACCGACGCGGTCGAGCAGGTCACGCCGCTAATCCGCAACCGCCGCCATCACCTGGCGCTGGAACTGCCGCCGGATGCGCCGCTGGTGATGGGCGACCGCAACCGGCTCGTGCAGGTGTTCGCCAACCTGCTCAACAACGCGGCCAAGTACACCCCCGAAGGCGGTCACATCGGCCTGCGCACGGAGGTGCGGCCGGGCGGCGTGGTGTTCCACGTGACCGACACGGGCATCGGCATGGCGCCCGAGCTGGCGGCCCGCGCCTTCGACCTGTTCACGCAGGCCGAGCGTTCGTCCGACCGCTCGCTGGGCGGTCTCGGTCTCGGCCTGGCGCTCGTGAAAAGCCTCGTGCACCTGCACGGCGGCACCGTCACATGCGCCAGCCCCGGCCTGGGGCAGGGCAGCACGTTCACCGTGAGCCTGCCGCGCCTGGCCGCCGAAGAGGGGGGCGGCGCGAAAGCGCCCGTGGAAGAACCGGCGCCCCCCAGCGGCGGCGGCGCCCTGCGCATGATGGTGGTGGACGACAACGTGGATGCCGCATCGATCCTGGCCATGCTGCTGGAAACGGCCGGGCACGACGTCATCGTGGAATACGACGCCCGCGAGGCGCTGGCGCTGAGCGGCATCGGCCACTGGGACGTGTTCGTGCTCGATATCGGCCTGCCGGGCATGGACGGCAACGAGCTCGCCCAGCGCCTGCGCGCCCAGCCCGCAACGGCCGGCGCGACCCTCATTGCCGTCACGGGCTACGGCCAGGAAAGCGACCGCGCGCAGACGAAGGCCGCGGGCTTCGACCACCACCTCGTCAAGCCGGTCGATATCGACGACCTGTTTGCGATCCTGGCGCGGATCGGCGAGCGGGGCTGA